Proteins encoded together in one Diabrotica undecimpunctata isolate CICGRU chromosome 3, icDiaUnde3, whole genome shotgun sequence window:
- the LOC140436830 gene encoding uncharacterized protein yields MRVCIIIFLICYLSLTGNTSYNSQKIEERGRAQYQLIQEKSNLPQYGTCWKSGVEYLQRGCKLLTEEIQSEIALHFTNCFLSMSGHDTYNCGLDKKANVRAICINSMSDRAFNVYTEFYTHTQNICAFLQGHVWQEIITENTILVSKQLKETAQNQEGLLAAQKESLRLQEKMLHHGKVLENILEDLFRQHGDNLNVLLTTITNFQSWIIREMSWFDSVIFYTVSIVLSFICTASYRTSASRLIIFFLQFLNFLTERIICSIYVFISGRDTSNLYSKVYSYIWFSRYVFISFSVFLLVYFAVRHKNYVKQQFEILLSVQKQNSNILKILQSNPKLLNVSPEIADKIRLNSINENIKAMNNSLDDLKSSKDILNKSQKELSNDIDNRDKYSELLNLNIRTPTRKRHILISENNVNKQLKGSNVSLDEKYNLRSNRCVKSKPRII; encoded by the exons ATGCGtgtttgtattattatttttctaatttgttATCTGAGTCTAACAGGAAATACCAGTTATAATTCCCAAAAAATAGAAGAACGGGGAAGAGCACAGTACCAA TTAATTCAAGAAAAAAGCAACCTGCCCCAATATGGTACTTGTTGGAAGTCAGGGGTAGAATATTTGCAAAGGGGATGTAAACTGCTCACAGAAGAAATACAAAGTGAAATTGCGTTACATTTTACAAACTGCTTTCTTTCAATGTCAGGCCATGACACATACAACTGTGGATTGGATAAGAAGGCCAATGTTAGAGCTATATGTATAAATAGTATGTCTGACAGAGCATTTAATGTTTATACAGAATTTTATACTCATACACAAAATATATGCGCATTTTTACAAGGACATGTATGGCAAGAAATAATAACTGAAAATACAATACTTGTCagtaaacaattaaaagaaaCAGCTCAAAATCAAGAAGGATTATTGGCAGCTCAGAAGGAAAGCTTAAGGCTTCAAGAGAAAATGCTGCATCATGGCAAagtattggaaaatattttagaaGATTTATTCAGGCAGCACGGGGATAATTTAAATGTATTACTGACAACCATTACAAATTTTCAATCTTGGATTATTAGGGAAATGTCTTGGTTTGATTCAGTAATTTTTTATACAGTTTCAATTGTTTTATCATTTATTTGTACTGCCTCCTATAGAACCAGTGCATCtaggttaataattttttttctgcaatttttaaactttctaactGAAAGGATAATATGTTCCATTTACGTTTTTATTTCTGGTAGAGACACTTCAAATCTTTATTCCAAAGTTTATAGTTACATTTGGTTCTCAAGATATGTATTTATTAGCTTTTCTGTCTTTTTATTGGTATATTTTGCTGTTAGACATAAAAATTATGTCAAACAACAGTTTGAAATATTACTGTCCGTTCAAAaacaaaattcaaatattttgaaaattcttCAAAGTAATCCTAAACTATTGAATGTTAGTCCAGAGATAGCTGATAAAATCCGTTTGAATAGtattaatgaaaatattaaagCTATGAATAATTCATTAGATGATTTAAAAAGTTCAaaagatatattaaataaatcaCAAAAAGAACTTTCAAATGACATTGATAATAGGGACAAATACagtgaattattaaatttaaatataagaacACCCACAAGAAAAAGACATATATTGATCAGtgaaaataatgttaataaacaattaaAAGGCAGCAACGTAAGTTTGGATGAAAAGTATAATCTCAGAAGCAATAGATGTGTTAAATCAAAACCAAGAATAATATAA